From the genome of Longispora fulva:
CCACGACGGCGGCACGATGACCGCCACCGACGTCGCCTACAGCCTCAACCGGCACCTGGACCCGGACGTCGGATCGTTCTGGTCCTCGGAGTTCACCAACGTCGCCTCGATCACCGAGACCGGCCCGTTACAGGTGACCGTCAAGCTCAAGCAGGCCGACTCCCAGTTCCCGCTGGCGATGGCCAACTCCGCCGGCACCGTCGCGCACGCCACGACCGTCAAGGCTCAGGGCAAGGACTACGGCACCGGGTCCGGCCTCGGCTGCACCGGGCCGTTCACCCTCGGCCCGTGGACCAAGGGCCAGTCCATCCAGTTGGACCGCTTCGACAACTACTGGGGCGCCCGCGCCAAGGCCGGCTCCGTGGTGTTCAAGTTCCTCACCGACCCGGCCGCCCGGGCCAACGCGATGCTCGCCGGCGAGGTCGACGGCGGCTACCTCGTCTCCCCCGAGAGCTACGCCCGACTGTCCTCCAGCGGCAAGGGCACCCTGTACTTCGGCAAGTCCCTGACCACCATCAACCTGAACGTGGTCAACCTCAAGGGCACGCTCGGCGACGTCCGGGTCCGCAGGGCGCTGATGCTGGCCCTGGACCGGGAGGGCTTCATCCGGACCGGACTGCAGGGCGTCGGCACGGTCACCTCCGCCGCCGCCCCACGCGACGCCTGGGCCGGGCTCCCCCAGCCGGCCGTCGACGCCGCCTACGCCGGCATGCCCGGCTCCGGACGGGACCTGACCCAGGCCAAACAGCTGGTCAAGGACGCCGGCGCCACCGGCAAGAAGGTCGTCATCGCCACCAGCGCGATCGGCGCCGACGTGTCGCTGCTGGCCACCGCAGCCCAGTCCGCCGGCACCGCGATCGGGCTGGACGTCGAGCTGAAGACCATCGCCCCGGACGCCTTCACCGCGCTGTTCTCCGACCCGAAGGCGCGCGAGGGCCTCGACGCGTTCCCGGAGACCTACTACCTGTCCAAGACCGATCCGCTGGCCATGTACAAGATGTTCCGGACCGGGGACTTCGAGAACTACGGCGGCTACTCCGACCCGGCCTACGACACGCTGCTCGACCAGGCCGTCGCGGAGTACGACCCGGCGAAGCGGGCGGCGCTGTCCGCGCGGTTGCAGCAGATCGCGACCGGACAGCTGCTGTGGATCCCGGTGGCCGAATGGCCGACGTCGGTGTTCCTCAACAAGCGGATCACCGGGGCTCCGACGAGCATCTGCTACATGTACTACCCCTGGGCGGCGCAAGTGGGCGCTTCAGGATGATCATCCGGTTCCTGATCCGTCGGCTCCTGGAGCTGACAGGGACGCTGGTGGCCGCGTCGTTCCTCGTGTTCGGCGCGGTCTACCTGGCCCCCGGCAAGCCGGAGACCTTCCTGCTGGGCGGCCGCTCGGCCACCCCCGAGGCGAAGGCCGCCATCCGGGCGCAGTACCACCTCGACGACCCGTTCCTCGTGCAGTACTACAAGTGGCTCGGGCAGGTGCTGACCGGGGATCTCGGCCGGTCGGTGCAGTACCGCCGCCCGGTCCTGGGGCTGATCGAGGCGCGGCTGCCGAGCACGCTCCTGCTGATCGCGATGGCGCTGGTACTCGTCGTGGTGTTCGGGATCGGACTCGGCTGGCTCAGCGCACTGCGGGGCGGGGCCACCGACAAGGCGGTCCTGGTCGGCACGTCCGTCGCCGTGGGCACCCCGTCGTTCGTCGCGGCGATCGTGCTGATCTGGCTGTTCTCGGTCAGCCTCGGCTGGTTCCCCAGCACCGGCAGCGGGGCGGGACTCGCCGACATGGTCTACCACCTGACCCTGCCCGCCACGGCGCTGGCGCTGTACTGGGTCGGCGTCCTCGCCCGGGTCACCCGCACCACGATGCTCGACGAGATGGGCCGCGACCACGTCACCGTCGCCCGCAGCCGGGGCATCGGCGAGAGCGCCGTGATCCGCCGGCACGTGTTCCGCAACGCGCTGGGCGGCATCGCCACCATGAGCGGCCTGACCGTGTCCGGTCTCGTGGTCAGCACCGTGCTGGTCGAGGCGGCGTTCGGACTCGGCGGGCTCGGCAACCTCCTGCAGTCGTCGGTGTCCGTGAAGGACTTCCCCGTCGTGCAGGCCATCTCCCTGCTGATCGTCGCGTTGTTCGTCGTGGTGAACCTGGTCGTCGACCTGACGTTCCCCCTGATCGACCCGAGGGTACGGCTCGGCGCGAGGAGCACCCTGTGACCACGACCATCGTGAACCGCCGCCCCGGCTTCGGCCGCCTGCGCACCCGGCGACCGTGGCTGTACCTGACCTGCCTCGCCTTCGCGGCCCTCGTCTTCCTGGTCGCGGTGGCCGCGCCCTGGCTGGCCCCGGCCGACCCCAACGCCGCGGACCTCGGCGCCGCGCTCACCGGACCGTCCCCCGACCACCTGCTCGGCGCGGACGAAGCGGGCCGCGACGTGCTGTCACGCCTCATCCTGGGCGCCCGCACCGCCCTGTTCGGGCCGCTGGGCGTCGTGGTCTTCTCCACCGTGCTCGGCGTCGCCGTCGGCGTCGCGGCCGGCTGGAGGGGCGGCTGGCTGGACTCGGTGCTGTCGCGCGGCAGCGAACTGCTGCTCGCGTTCCCCGGCCTGCTGCTGGCGATCCTGTTCGTCGCGCTGTACGGCGACGGCCTCCTCGCCCCCGTCCTCGCCCTGTCGCTGGCCTATCTGCCCTACGTCAGCAGGCTCGCGCGCAGCATGACCCTCGTCGAACGCGAACGCCCGTACCTGGCCGCCTACCGGGTGCAGGGCTTCTCGGGGCTGTCCATCTGCCTGCGGCACCTCGTCCCCAACATCGCGCCGGTGGTCCTGGCCCAGTGCACCCTCAACTTCGGGTACGCCCTGCTGGACCTCGCCGCACTGTCCTACCTCGGCCTGGGCGTCGCTCCCCTGACCCCCGACTGGGGCATGATGGTCAATACCGGGCAGAGCGCCGTACTGCAGGGCCAGCCCCTGTCCGCCATCATCCCGGGTGCCGCGATCGTCGCGACGGTCGTCGCCTTCAATGTCGTCGGCGAACACTGGGCCGACAAGGTCGCCAGGAGGCACCGTTGAACACCCTGGAGATCGAGGAACTCCGGCTCACCCTGCCCGGCACCGCCCGGCCCGTCCTGAACGGGGTCACCCTCGCGGTCGGGGCCGGCGAGACGGTCGCGCTGGTCGGAGAGTCCGGGTCGGGGAAGACCCTGACGTCGCGGGCCGCGCTCGGCTTCCTGCCCCGCGACGCGGAGGTCACCGGCGTCGTCCGGGTCGCCGGCAAGGACCTGCTGACCATGACCCCCGAGGAGCTGCGCGGCGTGCGGGCCCTCACCGTGTCGATGATCTTCCAGGAGCCGCGTACCTCGCTCAACCCGCTCCGCCGGATCGGCGACTTCCTGACCGAGGGCCTGCGGACGAACCTGCACTGGACCGCCCAGCGGGCCGGGGACCGGGCGCGGGAACTCCTCGACGCCGTCGGGCTCGACGACCGGGTGCTGCGGCAGTACCCGCACGAGCTGTCCGGCGGGATGCTGCAACGCGTCACCATCGCCGCGGCGTTGATGTCCGACCCGGCGCTGCTGCTCGCCGACGAGCCGACGACCGCCCTGGACGTCACCACCCAGGCGGAGATCGTCGCCCTGCTCGCCGACCTGCGGACCCGGTTTCAGACCGCGCTGCTGTTCGTCACCCACGACCTGCACCTCGCCGCCGCGATCAGCGACCGGGTGTGCGTGATGTACGCCGGCCGGATCGTCGAGTCCGGGCCGGCGGACGCGCTGTTCGACAAGCCCCGGCATCCGTACACGGCGGCGCTGCTCGGCTCGACCCCGCGGCTCGACCACCCCCGAAAACGGCTCGACGCGATATCCGGTCAGCCGCCGGACCTGCGCACCGCCCTGTCCGGCTGCCCCTTCGCCGCCCGCTGCCCGCACGCCACCGACCTGTGCCGCGCGGAGACGCCGGCCAGCACGCCGGTCGACGGCGGGACGGTGGCCTGCCACCACCACGAGCTGCTGTCCCTGGAAGGGATCTGAGAACCATGGCTGAGACCGTGCTCGAGGTGTCGGGACTGCGCAGGACCTACGGGGCCGCGCGCGCGGTCGACGACGTGTCCTTCACCCTCGCGGCGGGCGGCGCGCTGGGCGTCGTCGGCGAGTCCGGGTCGGGCAAGACGACGACAGCCCGGATCATCGTCGGCCTGGAGCGGGCCGACTCCGGAACGGTGACCGTCGGCGGACACCAACGGACCGGACGGCCGGTCGGCCGCGCCGCGCGCCTGCGGTGGGCGCGTGAGGTCCAGATGGTCTTCCAGGACCCCTACCTGTCGCTGGACCCCCGGATCAGCGTCGGCGGCGCGCTCGCCGAAACCCTGCGGCTGCACTTCCCCGGCGCCGACCACCGGACCCGCATCGCCGAACTGCTCGACCAGGTCGGACTGGGCGGGCGGGAGGCCTCGGCGCTGCCGCACCAGCTCTCCGGCGGGCAACGCCAACGGGTCACGATCGCCCGCGCCCTGGCCGTGCAGCCGGCGGTCCTCGTCCTCGACGAGGCGGTCGCGGCGCTGGACGTGTCCGTCCAGGCCCAGATCCTCAACCTCCTCGGTGACCTGCGCGCCGAGCTCGGCGTCGGATACCTGTTCATCACCCACGACCTCGGAGTGGTACGCACCGTGACCGACGACGTGGTGGTGATGCGCCAGGGCCGGGTCGTCGAGGCCGGGCCGACCGACCGGGTCCTCGCCGAGCCGGAGCACCCCTACACCCGGCTCCTCCTGGAGTCCGTCCCGCGGCCCGGCTGGGATCCGCGCCGGATCGCCGAGGCCCGCCGCGCGCTCGGCTAGGGAGTGTCTCGTGGATCTCGTCGCGCCGAGGCGGAGTCCAGAGGTCGAGATGCAAGCCGATGATGCGTCCGAATACCGGTGTTGTATTCGGGCGGATCAGCGGCGCCGCAGGTCGGACTCTGGGCCCGCCGCAGGCCGGCGAAGATCCACGAGACACGACCCAGGGGTGGTCCCGGGACCACGGGGTGACGGTACGTGCATGCTGAGTGGTGTGCGGACGAAGAGCGGTGTCACCTCCCAGGTACTCGTCGACCTGGGCCTGCTCGCCGTGGCGGGCGCCGCGGTGGCGGTCCTGTTCGGCTGGGCCGACGACTGGCTCGTCGACAGCCTGCTGACGGAGCACCCCGCCGCGCGGTGGATCGTCGCCGGCGGCGCGGTCCTGGCGGTGCTGATCCGCCGCCGGCTGCCGGCCACCGCGGTCGTCGTCGCGGCCGGGTTGACCGCGGCGGACCCGTTGACCGGCGGCGCATGGGCGATCGTGGCCTACGCCGCCGGTCTGCGGCCCATGTCGGCCGTCCGGCGGTGCGCGCTGCTCGCGGCCAGCGTCGCGGTGCCCGCGGCGGTCGCCGGAGTCGCCATGATCGGCGAGAGCGCGCAGCTCATCCAGTACCGGATCAACGCCGTGGTCGTGACGACGGTCGTCTGCGGGGTCCTCCCGGGGCTGGTGGGCGTCGTCGTCGGCCAGCGCGAACGGCTGCTCACCGCGCTGCGCGAACGCAACTCCTCCCTGCTGCGGGCGCACCGGGCCGCCGAGGAGCGTTCCCGCCTGCTGGAGCGCTCCAGGATCGCCCGCGAGATGCACGACCTCCTCGGCCACCGGCTCAGCCTCATCGCCCTGCACGCCGGAGGCCTGGAACTCGCCAGCCGCTCGGCCGGCGGCGAGCTGCGGTCCACGTCGGTGCTCGTGCACTCCACCGCCCGGCAGGCGATGCGCGAACTCCGCGGCGTCCTCGGCGTCCTGGGAGCCGAGGACCCGGCGGCGGCCCGCCCGGAGCCGTTGACGGACACGACCGGCACGAAGGCGGACGTCGCCGACCTGGTCGCCGGGTCGAGGACCGCCGGCATCGCCGTGGACCTGGAATGGACCGGCGAGGACCTGGACCACGCGGACCCCGCCGTCCGGCGCGCCGTGCACCGTGTCGTCCGCGAGGCTCTGACCAACGTGCACAAACACGCCGCCTCCGCCCCGGTGGCCGTCGCCGTCCGGCGCACCGCGCACGACGTGCGAATCGAGGTGCGCAACGGCCGGGGCGGCCACCCGGCCCCCGGCATGTCCGGCAGCTCGATGGGGCTGGTCGGGCTCCGGGAACGGGTCCGGCTGCTCGGCGGGACGCTGCGCGCCGAGCCGACCGCCACCGGGGGTTTCGCCGTCGTCGCGACCGTCCCGCTGGCCGCCCACGCCGAACCCGGGGCCGACAGCGCCCCCGCCCCCGACGGGACGGCCGGCACGCCCTCGCAGAGCACCTGGGCCAGGGCCGGCACGGCCGTCACGATGGCGGTTGCCGTGATCGGCGTGGTCGGGTTGCAGTACCTGGCGCTCGCGTTCGTCCCGTTCCCCGGCGACGACGAACGGGCGGAGATGTCGGAGTACGGCATGTCCCACGACGACTTCGTCGACCGGTACGGGCTCAGCAGCCCGCGCGCGGAGGCCACGGCGCGCGGGCACGAGCCGGCCAGGCCCGACGGGGCGCGCTGCGACTACCACTACAGCGCCGACCGGTCGACGCCCACGACCGCCGTGGTGCACCGCTACTGTTTCGTCGACGCCGAGCTCGTGGAGATCCAGGAACTCGACGTCGCCCTGCCCACCGAGTGAGGACGCCATGATCCGTGTAATGCTCGTCGACGACCAGGAACTCGTCCGCGCGGGCATCCGGCTCGTGCTCAAACACGCCGACGACATCGACGTGGTGGCGGAGACCTCCGACGGGCGCGGCGCCGCCCAACTCGCCGTGCGGCACAAGGTGGACGTCGCGCTGCTCGACATCCAGATGGCGGGCGTCGACGGGCTGACCGCCGCCGAACGGATGGCGGCCCAGGCGCCGTCCGTCCGGGTGGTCATGCTCACGACGTTCGGCGAGGAGGAGTACCTGCGCCGGGCGTTGCGGGCCGGGGCGGTGGGCTTCCTGCTCAAGGACAGCACCCCGCAGGAGCTCATCGAGGCGGTGCGGTTGGCCGCCGCCGGCCGACACGTCGCGTCGCCGGAGATCACCGGGCAGCTGATCCGCGGGTACCTGGACAGCGATCCCCCGCAGGCCAACCCGCACCGCGAGCGGCTCTCGGTCCTCACTGAGCGGGAACTCGAGATCCTCGTCATGGTCGGCACCGGGGCTTCCAACGCCGAGATCGGCCAGCGGATGTTCCTGGGCGAGGGCACGGTCAAGGCGCACGTGAGCCGGATCCTCACCAAGCTCGGCTGCGCCAACCGGGTGCAGGCCGCCGTGCTCGCGCACGAGGCGGGCCTGTTGTCCGATTCCTAGACCGGCGTCGTGACGATCGGCCACGAACCCGAGACGAAAGACAGCTGTCCGGCCCGCACCGGTCGCGGACGATGAACAGGTCGGCTTCCATGCCGTTTTCCCTGTTCACCGCAGTGTCCGCCGTCACGGGGGCACCGCCGCCCGACCTGGAGACCCCGATGACCGGACCCCACACCTCCTCCGACCGCACCGGTGCGCGGCCGTCCCGCCGGGCCGTCCTCGGCGCGATGGGCGTCGGCGCGGCCGGCCTGGCCGTCGGTTCGCTGGCCGCGGCCTCTCCGGCGGGGGCGGCGGCCCGGCGCTGGCGGGTGGGCGCCGACGACGTGCGGCACGCGCGTACCTGGATGTCGTGGCCGGCCAGCAGGTCGATCTGGGGCCGTGATCTCAACGGGGTCCAGGACGACATCGCGTTGATCGCGAGCACGATCGCCGCGTACGAGCCGGTGGTCATGTGCGCCGCGGACCGCTACGCCGCCGCCGACGCCCGGGCCCTGTGCGGCGGCGGGGTCATTGTGACCGACGAGATCCCCACCGACGACCTGTGGATGCGCGACGCGTGCGCGGTGTTCCGCACCGACGGCGCGGGCGGGCTCGACGCGGTCGGCCTGAACTTCAACGGCTGGGGCCGCAAGCAGCGGCACGCCGACGACGCCCGGGTCGCCCGGTACGTCGCCGAGTACGCGTCGGTGCCGTACAGCACCGCGCGGTTCGTCGGCGAGGGCGGCGCGATCGAGACCGACGGCGACGGCACGGTGATGGCGACGGAGAGCAGCCTCGTCAACGCCAACCGCAACCCGGGCTGGAGCCGCGACGACGTGGAGGAGGCCGTACTGGCCGCCTACGGCGCGGACACGATGATCTGGGTGCCCGGCATCAAGGGCAAGGACGTCACCGACGACCACATCGACGTGACCTCCCGCTTCGTCCGGCCGGGCGTCGTCATGGTGCAGCTGCCCCCGCGCGACCGCACCGACGTGTGGGCGAAGGACGCGCGCGAACAGTTCGCCATCCTGTCCGCCGCGACCGACGCGAAAGGCCGCCGGTTGCAGGTGATCACGATCGAGGGGCCGGACAAGGTCCGCTCCCGCAGCGACAAGTTCGTCGACTCCTACCTCAACTTCCACGTCGTCAACGGGGCCGTGATCACCGCGCAGTTCGGCGACCGGGCGAAGGACGCGGCGGCGAAGGCCACCCTGGCCGCGGCGTATCCCGGGCGGGAGGTCATCCAGCTCGACGTGGACCGGTTGATGACCGGCGGCGGCGGCATCCACTGCTCGACCATGCACGAGCCGCTGCCCTAGGGGCGCGATCGACCACGATCACGGGATCTTCTTCGGTACCGTGAATCACAACCGCTTTTTCCTGGAGTACTCCATATGTCAGGTTTTCTCCTGTCTCGCCGGACGGTGCTGCGCTCGCTGGCCGGGGTCGGCGCGGTGGCACTCGGAGCGACCGCGTGCTCGGCACCGGACGACTCCCCCGACACCGGGACGGCCCAGCCCCCGGCAGGGCGGCGGTTCGGCGCCGAATGGGAGCCGCACGCGCGGACCTTCATGGCCTGGCCGGCCTCCGACGGGATCTGGGGCCGACAGCTCGCCGACGTGCGCCAGGACATCGCCGGCATCGCCCGCGCGGTCGCCGGCTTCGAGCCGGTCGTCCTCCTCGCCCGCCCCGGGCAGGAGGACGAGGCGCAGCGGGCGTGCGGCTCGGACGTGGAGGTCGTCGCGCTCCCGGTCGACGACCTGTGGACCCGCGACACCGTGTCGGTGTTCGTCGAGGACGCGGGCAAGGTCATGGGCGTGGACTTCAACTTCAGCGGCTGGGGCGGCAAACAACAGCACGCCAACGACGCGCAGGTCGCGGGCAAGGTGCTGGCCAAGTACGGCATCGGCCGGATCGAGACCCCGGTCGTCGCCGAGGGCGGCTCGTTCGAGACCGACGGGCAGGGCACGCTCCTGGTCACCGAGAGCTCCGTCGTCAACGACAACCGCAACCGGGGCCGGACCCGGCAGCAGATCGAGGCCGACCTGATCGCGGCGCTGGGCGTGCGGAAGGTGATCTGGTTCGCCGGCGTGCGCGGCAAGGACATCACCGACGCGCACGTCGACACCCTGGTCCGGTTCGTGGCCCCCGGGGTCGTCCTGCTGGACAAGCCCGCCGACGGCACGCCCCCGGACGTGTGGACCCGCGCCATCGACCAGGCCCGGGGCGTACTGAAGGACGCCACCGACGCCCGGGGCAAGGCCATCGAGGTCATCGACCTGCCGCAGCCGGACCCCGACCGGATCACCGGCCGGGGCGCGGAGTTCGTGTCCTCCTACGTCAACTTCTACGTCGCCAACAAGTCGGTGATCCTGCCCAAGTTCGGCGACGCCGCCGCCGACGACCGCGCGAAGCAGATCCTGCGCGACCACTTCCCGGACCGCGACGTCGTGCAGCTGAAGATCGACACGATCGCGTCCGGTGGCGGCGGCATTCACTGCTCGACCCACGACCAGCCCGGCGGGTGACCGGGACCCGGTCCCGCTGACGTCCTCGCGCGCGTGCGCGCGGCCCGGCACCCCGTCCGGCGCCGACGTCCGACCCCTCTCGCACCAGGAGAACCACCCGTGTCCCTCGACCCCACCCCGACCCTGCGGGCCCCGTCGCCGGTATTCCCGCCCCTCCTGCCCGACGACCCGCGCGAGGTCGGCGGCTACCGGCTGCAGGCCGTCCTCGGATCGGGCGGCATGGGCCGGGTCTACCTGGCCTACACCCCGGCCGGGCGGCCCGTGGCCCTGAAGACGGTGCGCCCGGAGTTCGCCGAGGACCGCGAGTTCCGGGCCCGGTTCGCGCACGAGGTGGCCAACGCCCGGCGCATCCACGGCCTGTACACGGCGCAGGTGATCGACGCCGGCACCGAGGACCAGGCGCCGTGGCTGGCCACCGCGTACGTGCCGGGCCCGTCCGTACACCAGGTCGTGCGCGACCACGGCCCGCTGCCGGTGCGCACCGTACTGCTGCTGATGGGTGGCATCGCGGAGGCACTGCAGGCCATCCACCGCGCCGGGGTCGTGCACCGCGACCTCAAGCCGGCCAATGTGCTGCTCGCCGCCGACGGCCCGCGCGTGATCGACTTCGGGATCGCCCGGGCGGCCGACGCCGTCGCGCTCACCGGGACCGGGCTGGTGGTCGGCTCGCCGTCGTACATCGCACCCGAACAGGTCCTCAACCGGCCCGTCACCCCGGCCGCGGATATCTTCGCCCTCGGCGCGCTGGCGGCGTTCGCGGCCGGCGGGACGCCGCCGTTCTCCGGAGGACCGGACAGCGCCGCGCTGTACCGGGTGGTGCACGAACCGCCCGACCTGCGCGCTGTGCCCCCGACCCTGCACGACCTGGTACTGCGCTGCCTGGCCAAGGACCCCGGCGCCCGCCCGTCCCCCGCCGAGATCATCGACGTGGCACGCCGGCATCCGGCGGTGGGCGGACAGCTCCGGTTCACCGAGGACTGGCTGCCGGCGTCGGTCAGCGCCGACATCACCCGACGCGCCGACCCGGCACCGCACCTGGCGACGGAGGCCGGCGGGGCGCACGGGGCGCTGGCGGGCGCGACGGTGGCGGGCGGGCCGGACCCGAGCCTGGTGGGCGCGCATTCGACAGTGGCCGGCGGGCCAGGCCGAAGCCCGGTGGACGCATCGCGCCCGCCGGTCGCCGGCGGGCCTCACCCGAGCCTGGCCGGCGGGTCGCCGCCGACCGTCGTGGACGGGGCGGCGGCACACGTGGCGCACGCGACCGCGCGGATGCCGGTGGACCGGGCCCCGGTGCGAACCCGACCCGGCCGACGGCGGCGGGGTGTCGCGTGGCGGACGGTGGTGATCGTGGCCGCGGTGACGGCCGTGCTCGGCATCGTCGGCGGGATCGTGATGATCGACCACCTGGACCGGCTGCTCGACGGGCCGGCGGCGGACAGCGCCGCCCCGCCCGCACCCACGGTCTCCGCGTCGCCCGGGGCGGGACGGGTCGCCGAAACGCCAGCCGTTCCGCGATACTCCGCCGTGTACACCGCCGTGACGCTGACCGCGCCCGACGACTCCTACGATTTCGACATTCGCACCGGCACCCTGACCCCGGCGGAGTCCACGACGTGGGCGGTGGGCCACACCAACGGCGAGTTCCTCGCCCCGGACGCCAGCGACGCCTACCTCGCCCCGGGCGGCCGGCTGACCGCCGAGGAGTGCGCCACGGCCGCCGACCAGCGTCCGGTCACCCGGCTGGGCTTCGCCGACGCGGCCCCCGGTCGGGCGTTCTGTGTCCGCTCGCGCACGACCCGGGACATCGCCGTCGTGCTGGTCGTCAGCGCGACGGTCGGTGGTCCGGTGACCGTCGCGATGGACTACTACCGCGTCGACGGCTGAGCCACGCCGGGCCTGCCGCTCGGTCCGGCGGGCGTGCCGTCGGGTCGGCTCACCGGTAGACCGTCACGACCGGTGCGCGGAGCACGGCGGCGTGGTCGGTGTAGCCGGGCACCTCGACCGCCGCGATCCGGCCGATCCGGCCCGGGTCGGGCGCGGGTACCGACCCGCCGGCCTCGTGCCGGGCCGGGTCGAACCGTTCGCCGAGCGGGCTGACCGTCTC
Proteins encoded in this window:
- a CDS encoding serine/threonine-protein kinase, which codes for MSLDPTPTLRAPSPVFPPLLPDDPREVGGYRLQAVLGSGGMGRVYLAYTPAGRPVALKTVRPEFAEDREFRARFAHEVANARRIHGLYTAQVIDAGTEDQAPWLATAYVPGPSVHQVVRDHGPLPVRTVLLLMGGIAEALQAIHRAGVVHRDLKPANVLLAADGPRVIDFGIARAADAVALTGTGLVVGSPSYIAPEQVLNRPVTPAADIFALGALAAFAAGGTPPFSGGPDSAALYRVVHEPPDLRAVPPTLHDLVLRCLAKDPGARPSPAEIIDVARRHPAVGGQLRFTEDWLPASVSADITRRADPAPHLATEAGGAHGALAGATVAGGPDPSLVGAHSTVAGGPGRSPVDASRPPVAGGPHPSLAGGSPPTVVDGAAAHVAHATARMPVDRAPVRTRPGRRRRGVAWRTVVIVAAVTAVLGIVGGIVMIDHLDRLLDGPAADSAAPPAPTVSASPGAGRVAETPAVPRYSAVYTAVTLTAPDDSYDFDIRTGTLTPAESTTWAVGHTNGEFLAPDASDAYLAPGGRLTAEECATAADQRPVTRLGFADAAPGRAFCVRSRTTRDIAVVLVVSATVGGPVTVAMDYYRVDG